The following coding sequences lie in one Banduia mediterranea genomic window:
- a CDS encoding AraC family transcriptional regulator — protein MTSRHHVTPPIASGTACIPANYSRLVARALGLQARELPKLLNATGISADQLMREATLLTSTQQIQILQNVLRLTDDEMFGLRFGQRLTPTTHGALGFMVNSSPNLLVALKAFQTYLPTRIDFFHFNLKRNKEYWECSGYFDVTLDEDVQRLLAEVVASVLLQCAEFIVGHPVEDAYILFPHAEPGYSRYYSEFLPGTIEFSAPQLALKIPAALCQVPNASANHENYSLALQQCQSMLDQLPSRTGSCTQQIQKMMLSHPPGVLSEDEAAAMLFISKRTLARRLSLEGSNFRRIRDEMLSQQASSYLLKSEISVDAIAALLNYHDGSNFRRAFKRWFGLTPDEYRKQSQQ, from the coding sequence ATGACCAGCAGGCACCACGTCACACCACCCATTGCTTCGGGAACCGCTTGTATTCCCGCCAACTACTCGCGTCTTGTTGCGCGGGCGCTCGGCCTGCAGGCGCGTGAGCTGCCGAAATTACTGAACGCAACGGGAATTTCAGCCGATCAGTTGATGCGGGAGGCCACTCTGCTCACATCGACCCAGCAGATTCAGATTCTACAAAATGTCCTGCGCCTCACTGATGATGAGATGTTCGGTTTGCGTTTTGGGCAGCGCTTGACGCCCACTACACACGGCGCCTTGGGCTTTATGGTGAACAGCAGTCCCAACCTGCTCGTGGCGCTAAAAGCCTTCCAGACCTACCTGCCTACACGTATCGATTTTTTCCATTTCAATTTGAAGCGTAACAAGGAATATTGGGAATGCAGCGGTTATTTTGATGTGACGCTCGACGAGGATGTACAGCGGCTGTTGGCGGAAGTCGTTGCGTCTGTGCTTCTTCAGTGCGCGGAGTTCATCGTTGGTCATCCTGTAGAAGATGCGTATATTCTTTTTCCCCATGCCGAGCCTGGGTACAGCCGCTACTATTCTGAATTCCTTCCCGGCACGATTGAATTTTCAGCACCACAGTTGGCGCTGAAAATACCCGCCGCGCTCTGCCAAGTCCCCAACGCCTCGGCGAACCATGAGAACTATTCGCTGGCCTTGCAGCAGTGCCAATCCATGCTGGACCAATTGCCGTCCAGAACCGGCAGTTGCACCCAGCAAATTCAGAAAATGATGCTATCGCACCCACCCGGTGTGCTCAGCGAGGACGAGGCGGCGGCCATGCTGTTTATCAGCAAGCGTACATTGGCGCGACGGCTTAGCCTGGAAGGCAGCAATTTCCGGAGAATTCGTGACGAAATGCTATCTCAACAGGCCAGCAGTTATCTTCTGAAAAGCGAGATATCGGTCGATGCGATTGCTGCCCTGCTTAATTACCACGACGGTTCCAATTTTCGTCGGGCATTCAAACGCTGGTTTGGGCTGACGCCGGATGAGTATCGTAAGCAGTCTCAGCAATAA
- a CDS encoding putative quinol monooxygenase, translated as MVKVALFVRLEAKPGKEKEVENFLVSGLPIVNEEPDTTAWFGIRLGPSTFGIFDAFPDEAGRQAHLSGKVAAALMAKAGELFSEPPSIENVDVLAAKLPS; from the coding sequence ATGGTCAAAGTAGCCTTGTTCGTTCGCCTTGAAGCGAAACCCGGAAAAGAGAAAGAGGTTGAGAACTTCCTTGTGAGTGGCCTTCCCATCGTCAATGAGGAGCCTGACACCACTGCGTGGTTTGGCATTCGCCTTGGACCAAGCACTTTCGGAATCTTTGATGCTTTCCCGGATGAAGCGGGTCGGCAGGCCCATCTCTCCGGCAAGGTCGCAGCCGCGTTGATGGCAAAGGCAGGTGAGTTGTTCTCCGAGCCCCCGTCCATCGAAAACGTTGATGTACTTGCGGCAAAGCTACCTAGCTAG
- a CDS encoding DNA N-6-adenine-methyltransferase, with translation MGLSAHQSAKMKNDEWLTPPEILRALGRFDLDPCAPVGRPWPTAERHYTETDDGLAQAWTGRVWCNPPFGREAVKWLRRCAEHGDAIALVPARTETAMFYETVWGVADAVCFLRGRPHFHYVDGRRAPFNSGAPIALIAYGHDNAAVLRTCGLGMTLVCSNAY, from the coding sequence ATGGGCTTGAGTGCACACCAAAGCGCGAAGATGAAGAACGACGAGTGGCTGACGCCGCCCGAGATCCTGCGCGCACTTGGCCGCTTCGACTTGGACCCTTGCGCCCCAGTGGGGCGTCCTTGGCCTACCGCTGAGCGACATTACACCGAGACCGACGACGGACTGGCGCAGGCGTGGACGGGCCGCGTGTGGTGCAACCCGCCGTTCGGCCGCGAGGCCGTGAAATGGCTGCGGCGATGCGCCGAGCATGGCGACGCGATTGCATTGGTGCCGGCGCGCACTGAAACCGCAATGTTCTACGAAACGGTGTGGGGCGTAGCCGATGCCGTGTGCTTCCTGCGTGGACGGCCCCACTTTCACTACGTGGATGGCCGGCGAGCGCCATTCAACAGTGGCGCGCCGATTGCGCTGATTGCTTACGGACACGACAACGCCGCAGTGCTACGGACGTGCGGCCTTGGCATGACGCTGGTGTGTTCTAACGCTTATTAG
- a CDS encoding integron integrase gives MSSESTSVQSITASDSRPPKLLDQVRHRIRAKHYSLRTEETYVHWIKRFIVFHGKRHPADMGAVEVEAFLSHLAVDLNVAANTQNLALASVLFLYRDVLDVDLPWMSDVTRAKKPQRLPVVLSRSEVERLLAQTSDDVPGLIARLLYGTGMRLMEAVRLRVKDVDLAMSQVTVRDGKGAKDRVTVLPQVLIEPMRVRLLVRHQMFERDLKAGRVDVWLPDALDRKYPNAGREWAWQYVFAASGLSKDPRTGAQRRHHVSEQTVQREVKQAAVRAGISKPVSPHVLRHSFATHLLESGYDIRTVQELLGHQNVSTTMIYTHVLNRGGRGVRSPLDAL, from the coding sequence ATGTCATCAGAAAGTACGTCTGTTCAAAGCATAACCGCATCGGATTCAAGGCCTCCCAAGCTCTTGGATCAGGTCCGCCACCGTATACGCGCCAAGCACTACAGCTTGCGAACGGAGGAAACCTATGTCCACTGGATTAAACGCTTCATCGTGTTTCACGGCAAGCGGCACCCGGCGGATATGGGCGCGGTGGAGGTGGAGGCATTTCTGAGCCATCTGGCGGTGGATTTGAACGTGGCGGCAAATACCCAGAATCTGGCGCTCGCTTCGGTGCTCTTTCTGTATCGCGACGTTCTCGATGTGGATCTGCCCTGGATGAGCGACGTCACGCGCGCTAAGAAGCCGCAGCGTTTGCCAGTGGTCTTGAGTCGGTCAGAGGTGGAACGATTGCTGGCTCAGACTTCGGATGATGTTCCTGGCCTGATCGCGCGTTTGCTGTACGGAACCGGCATGCGTCTGATGGAGGCGGTGCGTCTGCGCGTCAAGGATGTAGACCTCGCAATGTCGCAGGTGACGGTGCGTGACGGCAAGGGCGCCAAGGATCGAGTGACCGTGCTGCCGCAAGTGCTTATCGAACCGATGCGCGTGCGGCTGTTGGTGCGGCACCAAATGTTTGAGCGGGACCTGAAAGCGGGGCGGGTGGACGTTTGGCTGCCGGATGCGCTCGATCGAAAGTATCCGAATGCGGGGCGTGAATGGGCCTGGCAGTACGTATTTGCCGCGTCCGGGTTATCGAAAGATCCACGAACAGGCGCCCAGCGCCGCCATCACGTCTCCGAACAGACGGTGCAAAGGGAGGTGAAGCAGGCGGCGGTGCGGGCGGGGATCTCCAAGCCGGTGTCGCCGCATGTGCTCCGCCATTCTTTTGCCACGCATTTATTGGAAAGTGGATATGACATTCGGACGGTGCAGGAGTTGTTGGGTCACCAGAACGTGAGCACTACGATGATCTATACGCATGTGCTCAATCGCGGTGGGCGCGGCGTGCGCAGCCCGTTGGATGCGCTGTAG